The following are from one region of the Alicyclobacillus fastidiosus genome:
- the purM gene encoding phosphoribosylformylglycinamidine cyclo-ligase: MDLYKDAGVDIAAGNAAAVRYKSLAEKTKRQGVLGQIGGFASGFALDLTRYPEPVLVSGTDGVGTKLKIAFTAGKHDTIGIDCVAMCVNDILTVGAEPLYFLDYLATGKLDVDVAEAVVAGIAQGCELAGTALVGGETAEMPGMYADGEYDIAGFTVGVVNRSQMISGERVAKGDVILGLASSGVHSNGYSLVRKLVEGAGLGWTDRLPGDDLTVAERLLTPTRIYVQSILRLLASGLPVHAMAHITGGGLNENIPRVLPEGTTAVIDRQSWPQPPVFAWLLEQSGMAFEEATRVWNMGIGYVVVTSREAAPQVTQFLSDQGETVYEIGEIAAGTPDVRFK; the protein is encoded by the coding sequence ATGGATCTGTATAAAGATGCCGGTGTCGACATCGCCGCGGGGAATGCCGCGGCGGTGCGCTACAAGTCCCTCGCCGAAAAGACGAAGCGCCAAGGGGTACTTGGGCAGATCGGGGGATTCGCGAGCGGCTTCGCGCTCGATCTCACACGCTACCCGGAACCCGTTCTGGTGTCCGGGACGGATGGCGTGGGGACGAAGCTGAAGATCGCCTTTACGGCGGGAAAACACGATACCATAGGCATCGACTGCGTCGCCATGTGCGTCAACGACATTCTCACTGTCGGTGCAGAACCGCTCTACTTTCTCGACTACCTGGCCACAGGCAAGCTCGACGTCGACGTGGCGGAGGCGGTGGTAGCAGGCATCGCGCAGGGGTGCGAATTGGCGGGCACGGCTCTGGTCGGCGGAGAGACCGCCGAAATGCCCGGCATGTATGCCGATGGAGAGTATGACATCGCAGGATTTACGGTCGGTGTCGTGAATCGCAGCCAAATGATCTCCGGGGAGCGTGTGGCCAAAGGCGACGTCATCCTCGGACTTGCATCGAGCGGCGTCCACAGCAACGGCTACAGTTTGGTTCGGAAATTGGTCGAGGGCGCAGGGCTTGGCTGGACTGACCGGCTGCCTGGCGATGATCTGACGGTCGCGGAGAGGCTGCTCACGCCGACGCGAATCTACGTTCAGTCGATTCTGCGATTGCTCGCATCTGGACTGCCGGTGCACGCCATGGCACATATTACGGGTGGGGGCCTCAACGAAAATATTCCGCGCGTACTTCCTGAAGGGACAACGGCGGTCATCGACCGACAATCCTGGCCGCAACCGCCCGTGTTCGCTTGGCTCTTGGAACAAAGCGGGATGGCCTTTGAGGAAGCGACGCGCGTGTGGAACATGGGCATTGGGTACGTGGTCGTGACTTCGAGAGAGGCTGCGCCGCAGGTTACCCAGTTCCTCTCCGATCAAGGAGAAACCGTGTACGAAATCGGCGAGATCGCGGCGGGGACGCCGGACGTTCGCTTCAAGTGA
- a CDS encoding carboxymuconolactone decarboxylase family protein — MEQQMNYVHASIEEFKDGLAWFSEQLPSVGEKFIAFTDACFSDGAVSEKNKHLIALGIAVQSQDEYCIMFHCHNAMRLGASDQEILETLGVCSAFGGGAALSQGVTLVQDVLADLTTPRDQH; from the coding sequence ATGGAACAACAGATGAACTATGTCCACGCGTCGATTGAGGAGTTTAAGGATGGACTCGCTTGGTTCAGCGAGCAATTGCCAAGCGTCGGCGAAAAATTTATTGCCTTTACGGATGCCTGTTTTAGCGACGGTGCGGTTTCGGAAAAGAATAAACACCTGATCGCATTGGGCATCGCGGTTCAGTCTCAGGATGAGTACTGTATCATGTTTCACTGTCACAACGCCATGAGACTTGGTGCGAGCGACCAAGAGATTCTCGAAACGTTGGGCGTGTGCAGTGCCTTTGGTGGTGGTGCAGCACTTTCGCAAGGGGTAACCCTAGTTCAAGATGTGCTGGCCGATCTGACAACGCCGCGTGACCAACATTGA
- a CDS encoding EamA family transporter encodes MALYMLMMLMASACYGFVSPILRLSYAHGFSASAMTDIQYVIAFVVLWVIALFTPRGARIRGKQWWLILAIGLANAAVSYCYYQALTVLPASFGIILLFQFAWMTVVMDIIVKRKWPSAMKWIGLAIIFVGTGLAVGMKRGEWQHMPLWAVGLGLLSALSYAMNLYLSEYNDPAVSPQLRSALVVTVAMLLIFIPFPPGSMLRAMAHPGIYYWGGWVALLSQILPTLLILIAIPRIGGRMAGVLGTIELPTAVVGAWLINQESITWLRWSGVGLILLGILVSEVVQTPKLSRRTKAA; translated from the coding sequence ATGGCCTTATACATGCTGATGATGCTGATGGCTAGCGCCTGCTACGGTTTCGTCTCGCCTATTCTTCGCCTGAGCTACGCTCACGGCTTCAGTGCCTCCGCGATGACCGACATTCAATACGTGATCGCCTTCGTGGTCCTTTGGGTGATCGCCTTGTTCACGCCACGCGGTGCACGAATTCGCGGGAAGCAGTGGTGGCTGATCCTCGCCATTGGCCTCGCCAACGCTGCGGTGAGTTACTGTTACTATCAGGCGTTGACTGTGTTGCCGGCTTCCTTTGGCATTATTTTGTTGTTCCAATTCGCTTGGATGACGGTCGTCATGGACATCATTGTCAAGCGCAAATGGCCGAGCGCGATGAAGTGGATCGGCCTTGCCATTATCTTCGTTGGCACCGGCCTTGCCGTGGGAATGAAGCGCGGAGAGTGGCAACACATGCCGCTATGGGCGGTCGGCCTGGGCTTGCTGTCCGCATTGTCTTACGCGATGAACCTGTACTTATCGGAGTACAACGATCCCGCCGTCTCCCCCCAGCTTCGCTCTGCCTTGGTGGTCACGGTCGCGATGTTACTCATCTTCATCCCGTTCCCGCCCGGCTCGATGTTGCGCGCTATGGCGCACCCTGGGATTTACTATTGGGGTGGATGGGTGGCCTTGCTCAGTCAAATCCTTCCGACCCTGCTGATCTTGATCGCAATACCGCGCATCGGCGGTCGAATGGCGGGCGTGCTCGGGACTATCGAGCTCCCAACGGCCGTCGTCGGGGCATGGCTCATTAACCAAGAGTCGATCACGTGGCTCCGTTGGTCTGGCGTAGGGCTCATCCTACTCGGAATCCTGGTGAGCGAGGTCGTCCAAACGCCCAAGCTCAGCCGTCGCACCAAGGCGGCATAG
- the purD gene encoding phosphoribosylamine--glycine ligase produces MRTLKDQPRVAVIGHGAREHAITWKLSESPLRPQLYAVPGNPGMWELATKVDIPVNQHDALVAWAASEHIDLVVVGPEQPLAEGVVDAFRAAGIPAFGPNQAAAQLEASKAFAKDVMRQAGVPTAQYEVFTDVEQAQSFAKRLGAPVVVKADGLAAGKGVVVAETLEEANAAIADMLEGNRFGSSGHKVVIEEFLRGEEVSLMYFVDGSSVTPMLPARDFKRVGDGDTGPNTGGMGAFAPVPSFLAADWTAFSTRAIVEPTINLLKAQGITYRGVLYAGLMVTADGPKVIEFNARFGDPETQVVLPLLESDLLGIMWAVAHDSLDGIEVHWRDKAAVCVVLAGGEYPARSDAGTPIQLKSTHHPNVCVFHAGTQRQGDQLVTAGGRVLTVSALADDIPSAIDLAYTEIDNAHFNGMQYRRDIARNWQR; encoded by the coding sequence ATGAGGACACTGAAGGATCAGCCGCGCGTCGCCGTCATCGGCCACGGCGCGCGGGAGCACGCAATCACCTGGAAACTTTCCGAGAGTCCCTTACGGCCGCAACTCTACGCGGTGCCGGGCAATCCAGGCATGTGGGAACTGGCGACGAAGGTCGACATCCCTGTGAATCAGCACGACGCCCTCGTCGCGTGGGCTGCCTCTGAGCACATCGACTTGGTCGTCGTCGGTCCCGAGCAACCGCTGGCGGAGGGGGTCGTCGATGCATTCCGCGCCGCGGGCATTCCGGCGTTTGGTCCGAATCAAGCTGCGGCGCAACTTGAAGCCTCGAAGGCGTTTGCCAAGGACGTCATGCGTCAGGCTGGCGTTCCGACGGCACAATACGAGGTGTTTACGGACGTCGAACAAGCACAGTCCTTCGCCAAGCGCCTTGGGGCACCGGTTGTGGTCAAGGCAGACGGTCTCGCTGCGGGCAAAGGCGTCGTAGTCGCCGAGACGCTGGAAGAGGCAAATGCGGCCATCGCGGACATGCTCGAGGGCAACCGCTTCGGCTCGTCCGGGCACAAGGTCGTCATCGAGGAATTTTTGCGAGGGGAAGAAGTTTCTCTGATGTACTTCGTCGACGGTTCGAGTGTCACCCCGATGCTGCCGGCGCGCGATTTCAAGCGGGTGGGAGACGGCGATACGGGCCCGAACACCGGCGGCATGGGCGCCTTCGCCCCTGTTCCGTCGTTTCTCGCGGCTGATTGGACCGCGTTTTCCACAAGGGCGATCGTCGAACCGACCATCAACCTGCTGAAGGCGCAAGGCATTACGTACCGCGGGGTTCTCTATGCCGGGTTGATGGTCACCGCCGACGGCCCTAAAGTCATCGAGTTTAACGCTCGCTTTGGCGACCCGGAGACACAGGTGGTTCTGCCCTTACTCGAGTCCGATCTCCTCGGAATCATGTGGGCTGTCGCACACGATTCGCTGGATGGCATCGAGGTCCACTGGCGGGACAAAGCGGCTGTGTGCGTCGTGCTGGCAGGAGGCGAGTACCCGGCGCGATCGGATGCGGGTACGCCGATTCAGCTGAAATCCACGCACCACCCGAACGTGTGCGTCTTCCACGCGGGGACGCAGCGCCAAGGAGATCAACTGGTGACCGCCGGGGGCAGAGTGCTTACGGTGAGCGCTTTGGCTGACGACATCCCGTCCGCCATCGATCTCGCCTACACCGAGATCGACAACGCCCACTTTAACGGAATGCAGTATCGCCGCGACATCGCACGTAATTGGCAGCGATAA
- the purH gene encoding bifunctional phosphoribosylaminoimidazolecarboxamide formyltransferase/IMP cyclohydrolase, whose amino-acid sequence MQKWALVSVFEKDGIVPFCQSLQELGFGILSTGNTAKHLAEHGLTVTTVESYTGFEEILDGRVKTLHPHIHGGLLARRDNAEHLAQLEKFGIEMIDLVVVNLYPFEQTIARPGVTDEQAIEMIDIGGPSMLRAAAKNHEFCLPVVDPADYPRIIKAYRENGPQMALRRELALKVFQETARYDAIVADYLAKSTTAADAVAPVSDGERDWPGTLTIEGVSRQSLRYGENPHQAAHFYMEPNANLATIARAKQLQGKELSYNNIQDADAALNILRGFDDFQTPVVVAVKHMNPCGIGIGSSIDEAYSRAHDADPVSIFGGIVALNRPVDGPLGDRLSKLFLEIIIAPAFSDDARAVLQKKKNLRLLTVDMGQPLWAKGATTWRRVSGGFLVQEVDQAAEPVSWNVVTKRQPTADEQAALRFAWRSVQFVKSNAIVLTNAVQTLGIGAGQMNRVGAAKIAVEQARAKAKGSVLGSDAFFPMRDTVEVAAAAGVTAIVQPGGSLRDDESIQAADEFGIAMVFTGARHFLH is encoded by the coding sequence GTGCAAAAGTGGGCACTCGTGAGTGTATTCGAGAAGGATGGCATCGTACCGTTTTGTCAGTCTCTACAAGAGCTAGGATTCGGCATTCTATCGACCGGCAACACGGCGAAGCATCTCGCGGAACACGGCTTAACTGTGACGACCGTCGAGTCGTATACAGGCTTCGAGGAGATTTTGGACGGGCGCGTGAAGACGCTGCACCCGCATATTCACGGTGGATTGCTTGCTCGTCGGGACAACGCTGAGCACTTGGCGCAGTTGGAGAAGTTTGGGATCGAGATGATCGACCTGGTCGTCGTCAACCTCTATCCATTCGAACAAACCATCGCGCGCCCGGGTGTGACCGATGAGCAGGCTATCGAGATGATCGACATCGGCGGCCCTTCCATGTTGCGCGCGGCGGCCAAGAACCACGAGTTCTGCCTTCCCGTGGTCGATCCGGCCGATTACCCGCGCATCATCAAGGCGTATCGGGAGAACGGACCGCAGATGGCCCTGCGCCGCGAATTAGCCCTGAAAGTCTTTCAGGAGACCGCGCGCTATGACGCCATCGTCGCCGACTACCTGGCGAAATCGACCACTGCTGCCGACGCTGTCGCACCAGTGAGCGACGGCGAGCGCGACTGGCCGGGCACCCTCACCATCGAGGGCGTCTCGAGGCAGTCTCTGCGCTATGGGGAGAATCCGCACCAGGCGGCGCACTTCTATATGGAACCAAATGCGAACTTGGCGACAATCGCCCGGGCGAAGCAACTGCAAGGGAAGGAACTGTCTTACAACAACATCCAGGACGCCGATGCGGCATTGAACATCCTCCGCGGTTTCGACGATTTTCAGACCCCGGTGGTTGTCGCGGTGAAGCACATGAATCCATGCGGGATCGGCATTGGCTCCTCGATCGACGAGGCCTACTCGCGCGCTCATGACGCAGATCCGGTTTCCATCTTTGGCGGCATCGTAGCACTCAACCGCCCGGTCGACGGCCCGTTGGGAGACCGGCTCTCAAAGCTGTTCCTCGAAATTATCATCGCGCCTGCCTTCTCGGACGACGCTCGCGCGGTGTTGCAAAAGAAGAAGAATCTCCGCCTGTTGACGGTCGATATGGGGCAGCCGCTCTGGGCGAAAGGCGCCACGACTTGGCGGCGCGTGTCAGGTGGCTTCCTCGTGCAGGAAGTTGACCAAGCTGCCGAGCCTGTCTCGTGGAACGTCGTGACCAAGCGTCAACCGACCGCGGATGAACAAGCGGCTTTGCGATTTGCGTGGCGCTCCGTGCAGTTCGTGAAGTCCAACGCCATCGTCTTGACGAACGCCGTTCAAACGCTAGGGATTGGCGCAGGGCAAATGAACCGCGTCGGCGCGGCGAAAATCGCTGTGGAACAGGCGAGGGCGAAGGCAAAGGGCAGTGTGCTTGGGTCCGACGCGTTCTTTCCAATGCGCGATACGGTCGAAGTGGCTGCTGCGGCAGGTGTGACGGCTATCGTGCAACCCGGCGGATCGCTGCGGGATGACGAAAGCATCCAGGCGGCGGACGAATTTGGGATCGCGATGGTCTTCACCGGCGCACGACACTTCCTGCACTGA